The genome window GGGCACGGACGTCCCGTTCCGCATCGTGAACACTCCGACCGCCGACGGCGGACTCCACACCGTCCGGACCTTCCGCTTCCCGGCCGGCGACCGCGTGCTCGAGGACACCCTCCGCGTGGTCGACGGCCACCTCCACGACTTCCTGGGCCGCCGGAACGGCTTGGAGGTCCGCATGCTGCTCACGGTCGGCGACACCGGGCTGCGCATGCGGTCGGGGCCGCAGTGGGTCCGGGTGGGGCGGGTGGGGGTGCGGGTGCCGCGGCTGGCGGGGGTGACGGTGCTGGACACTGTGGTCGAGGGGAGGCGGCACATCGACGTCCGGCTGCGCACGCCGCTGCTCGGGGAGTGGTTCCGGTATGCGGGGGAGTTCGAGTACGAAGTCGGGGAGGCGGAGTGAGGCGGCAAGCCTTCCGGAAGGTGCTTCGGAGACTCGAAGGCGTCGATGAGGCGGCGTGCGTTCCTGGGGGAGCGCAGGTAGGTGGTAGCCCGCCTGCAGGATGACGTGGTCATCGTCGACCGTGCATACTGTTCGACATGTCGTGGGTAAGCGCGGCGCAGGCCCTCGAGCGCCGCAGAAGGCGCTTAGAGGCGCGCCACGAAGCCGCAGCATCGGTGACCTCCCCGCCAGTTGAGCATCCGGTTCTCGGGGTCGGCGGCCGCCCAAGCGAGAACCGTTCGCGCAAGGCGTTCAAACCACGACTAGGTGAATCGTCCCGGGTCTGACAAGGA of Leifsonia shinshuensis contains these proteins:
- a CDS encoding DUF4166 domain-containing protein, coding for MTGSVFEQALGPGLADLPEPLRTHVSAVGAGIGEGVFASAGCARRMLRPLLRLLARRGVLFPDQGTDVPFRIVNTPTADGGLHTVRTFRFPAGDRVLEDTLRVVDGHLHDFLGRRNGLEVRMLLTVGDTGLRMRSGPQWVRVGRVGVRVPRLAGVTVLDTVVEGRRHIDVRLRTPLLGEWFRYAGEFEYEVGEAE